Proteins encoded together in one Vitis riparia cultivar Riparia Gloire de Montpellier isolate 1030 unplaced genomic scaffold, EGFV_Vit.rip_1.0 scaffold804_pilon_pilon, whole genome shotgun sequence window:
- the LOC117910654 gene encoding WUSCHEL-related homeobox 1-like, translating into MWMMGYNDGGELNMPDSFNGRKLRPLIPRPATSTNGTATTTSSCLSRIHGTDLFGLNHHLEQSNIREFNTTPVIVSSRWNPTPEQLRTLEELYRRGTRTPSAEQIQHITAQLRRYGKIEGKNVFYWFQNHKARERQKRRRQLEPDEQNRDVESTERKESGGSRTGFEEQTKNWALSTNCSILAEESLSIQRAAKATAAAAECRTDGWIQFDEGELQHRRSLVERNAIWQMMQLSCPSPTTHLINTTTTTRTKEAAAVRRMDPKLIKTRDLNIFIAPYRSEGHNHLAGVGADHSNEEEGGESQTLQLFPLRSGDGNENINEKEGEISVAAMNTNLTPHQFFEFLPLKN; encoded by the exons ATGTGGATGATGGGTTACAATGATGGGGGAGAGCTGAATATGCCTGATTCATTCAATGGCAGGAAGCTTCGGCCTCTGATTCCAAGACCAGCTACTTCTACCAACGGCACTGCAACTACCACGTCTTCTTGTTTAAGCCGCATCCATGGGACTGATCTTTTTGGACTGAATCACCATCTGG AGCAAAGCAACATTAGAGAGTTCAATACAACTCCAGTCATAGTGAGCTCACGTTGGAATCCAACCCCGGAGCAGCTAAGGACCCTAGAAGAATTATATCGGCGCGGGACTCGAACGCCTTCGGCTGAGCAAATTCAGCATATCACCGCACAGCTCCGCCGATACGGCAAGATTGAAGGCAAGAATGTGTTTTACTGGTTTCAGAACCACAAGGCAAGGGAACGGCAGAAGCGGCGCCGACAACTTGAACCAGATGAGCAGAATCGGGATGTTGAAAGCACAGAGAGGAAGGAATCAG GAGGAAGTAGGACAGGTTTTGAAGAACAGACCAAGAACTGGGCACTCTCTACAAACTGCAGTATACTTGCAGAG GAATCTCTTTCAATACAAAGGGCGGCAAAAGCAACAGCTGCAGCAGCAGAATGTAGAACAGATGGATGGATCCAATTCGATGAAGGGGAATTACAGCATAGAAGAAGCTTGGTAGAAAGAAATGCCATTTGGCAGATGATGCAGTTGTCTTGTCCTTCTCCCACCACCCACCTCATAAACACGACTACTACTACAAGAACCAAAGAAGCTGCAGCAGTTAGAAGAATGGACCCAAAGCTCATAAAGACTCGAGATCTGAACATCTTTATAGCTCCCTACAGATCAGAAGGTCATAATCACTTGGCCGGTGTCGGCGCCGATCACTCCAATGAAGAAGAGGGTGGAGAATCCCAAACCCTTCAGCTGTTCCCCCTCCGGAGCGGCGATGGCAATGAAAACATTAATGAAAAAGAGGGCGAGATATCAGTTGCTGCCATGAATACCAACCTCACTCCTCACCAGTTTTTTGAGTTCCTTCCACTGAAGAATTAA